One window from the genome of Vibrio vulnificus NBRC 15645 = ATCC 27562 encodes:
- a CDS encoding sensor domain-containing diguanylate cyclase: MHRLLQRQLRKVFPQGLPDDPKIQLLVELVESGYQSFSEQLTILERSLDISSDELNQRNQTLNSILDSLPDMSLWMDRDGIIRDVRIGHFDPPLLSPDTNTDCIFELPFIKASSEFQAFLENYQTRGGRSEDIAFQLNNNEYRVRANITAVGNHRWLLVLQDIYLRKKLEEMQYLRLQQSKRAEKQLQQLVNSAPIGILICDLRLNILMTNDFICHLFGMSEQDVLSHHPMDFISLRSRELFQRYIQKTINEQDSQEITRADLLLMLPEKKDIPIEMAFSRLVFEGKPMIIMSITDISERKKLEAMLRNLAATDPLTGAFNRRSFIEQAEKSIRTCQRWSCPLSIMILDIDHFKKFNDSYGHAAGDLVLVELVKMADLSTREIDVIGRLGGEEFAVVLPGLGEKEAFDVANRLRSVVENMQVHYEQQLLQMTISIGVATLQPSELNTPLEQLMKQADECLYHAKAHGRNCVIASQ, encoded by the coding sequence ATGCATCGCTTACTGCAGCGACAGCTCAGAAAAGTATTTCCGCAAGGTCTTCCCGATGACCCTAAAATTCAATTGTTGGTTGAGTTGGTGGAGTCTGGCTATCAATCCTTCTCAGAGCAACTCACGATATTAGAGCGTTCACTAGATATCAGTAGTGATGAGCTCAATCAACGCAATCAAACCTTAAATTCGATTTTGGACTCTTTGCCTGACATGAGTTTATGGATGGACAGAGATGGCATTATTCGAGATGTCCGAATTGGTCATTTTGACCCTCCACTACTTAGCCCTGATACCAATACGGATTGCATTTTTGAGCTCCCTTTCATCAAAGCATCTAGCGAGTTTCAAGCTTTTCTTGAGAACTACCAAACACGTGGTGGAAGAAGCGAAGATATCGCATTTCAGTTGAACAACAACGAATATAGAGTGAGGGCGAACATTACAGCCGTTGGGAATCACCGTTGGCTGCTTGTATTACAAGACATCTACCTGCGTAAAAAGCTCGAAGAGATGCAATACCTGCGTTTACAACAATCGAAACGTGCTGAAAAACAGCTACAGCAGCTCGTAAACTCAGCCCCTATTGGTATTTTGATTTGCGATCTTCGATTGAATATTTTGATGACGAATGATTTCATTTGTCACCTATTTGGTATGTCTGAGCAAGATGTGTTGTCCCACCATCCAATGGATTTTATCTCTTTGCGCAGCCGGGAGTTATTCCAGCGTTATATTCAAAAAACCATTAACGAACAAGATAGTCAGGAAATTACCCGTGCGGATTTGTTACTCATGCTGCCGGAAAAGAAAGATATTCCGATTGAGATGGCCTTCAGTCGCTTGGTTTTTGAAGGCAAACCTATGATCATCATGTCGATCACCGATATCAGTGAACGTAAAAAACTCGAAGCCATGTTGCGTAATCTGGCTGCGACCGATCCGCTTACTGGTGCATTTAATCGCCGTAGTTTTATCGAGCAAGCTGAAAAATCGATCAGAACGTGTCAACGTTGGAGCTGTCCACTGTCAATCATGATCCTAGATATCGATCACTTTAAAAAATTCAACGATAGCTATGGTCATGCCGCTGGTGACTTGGTTCTTGTTGAACTTGTTAAGATGGCTGATCTCTCAACACGAGAAATAGATGTTATCGGTCGTTTAGGAGGAGAAGAGTTCGCCGTTGTGTTACCGGGATTAGGCGAAAAGGAAGCATTTGACGTGGCTAATCGATTACGAAGCGTTGTGGAAAACATGCAAGTCCACTATGAACAGCAACTGTTACAAATGACCATTAGCATTGGCGTGGCAACATTGCAGCCGTCGGAGCTTAACACACCTCTCGAACAATTGATGAAACAGGCTGATGAATGCCTCTATCATGCAAAAGCGCATGGTCGGAACTGTGTAATCGCGTCCCAGTAA
- a CDS encoding cation:proton antiporter produces the protein MSVYYTLCFLSAAAMLIAFVNSKIGKMQTTIAITAGSMVLSLLILIAGQNNWFHLTEIATQTMSSIDFEDFLLKGILGFLLFAGGLGIKLPNLKDQKWEITVLALGATLFSTFFIGFALYGICQLIGIQFDLIYCLLFGALISPTDPIAVLAIVKKLKAPRRISTQIEGESLFNDGFGLVIFVTLFTIAFGHETPTVGSVTMLFIQEAIGGILYGFALGLLFHYLICATDDHSMELLLTIGIPTAGYAFAEVLHVSGPLAMVVSGIMIGNWTRFIGFSKESEDHLDHFWELVDEFLNGVLFLLIGMSMLLFKFHQEDWILMAIAIPLVLAARYLSVFLSYIGFNRFRRYNPWSIKILTWGGLRGGLALAMALSIPSGIWVIPDKLIDVKEIILVMTYAVVVFSILVQGSTITPMIEKAKKAQIDFEEQNKVESESKVNQQSLSS, from the coding sequence ATGTCGGTCTACTATACTCTCTGCTTTCTATCCGCTGCAGCAATGCTGATTGCTTTTGTAAACAGCAAGATAGGCAAAATGCAGACTACCATCGCGATTACCGCGGGTTCAATGGTGCTCTCATTACTTATTTTAATTGCTGGTCAGAACAACTGGTTCCACTTAACTGAAATCGCTACACAAACCATGTCGAGCATCGACTTTGAAGATTTCCTCCTCAAAGGTATTTTGGGCTTCTTATTGTTTGCCGGTGGTTTAGGCATCAAACTACCCAATCTTAAAGATCAAAAATGGGAAATTACCGTGTTAGCCTTAGGAGCGACACTTTTCTCTACTTTCTTTATTGGTTTTGCTCTTTATGGCATTTGCCAGCTCATTGGCATTCAGTTTGATCTGATTTACTGCCTGCTTTTCGGTGCACTCATTTCACCGACCGACCCGATAGCCGTTTTAGCCATCGTGAAAAAACTCAAGGCACCGCGTCGAATCTCAACCCAGATTGAAGGTGAATCACTGTTCAATGATGGCTTTGGTCTCGTGATTTTTGTGACTTTGTTTACCATCGCATTTGGCCACGAAACCCCCACGGTAGGCAGCGTCACCATGCTGTTTATCCAGGAAGCGATCGGCGGTATTTTGTATGGTTTCGCGTTGGGGTTACTCTTCCATTATCTTATCTGTGCCACAGATGACCACTCAATGGAGCTACTACTCACTATTGGCATTCCAACAGCAGGCTATGCTTTTGCAGAAGTGCTCCATGTTTCAGGTCCTTTAGCCATGGTGGTTTCTGGCATTATGATTGGTAACTGGACGCGCTTCATCGGCTTCTCTAAAGAGAGTGAAGATCATCTCGACCATTTCTGGGAGCTCGTTGATGAGTTTCTGAACGGTGTGCTTTTCCTTCTGATTGGTATGTCGATGTTGCTGTTTAAGTTCCACCAAGAGGACTGGATCTTAATGGCAATTGCCATCCCTCTTGTATTAGCAGCTCGCTACCTCAGCGTCTTTCTCTCATACATCGGCTTTAATCGCTTTCGTCGCTACAACCCGTGGTCAATTAAAATCCTCACTTGGGGTGGATTGCGCGGTGGTTTAGCCTTAGCGATGGCACTCTCAATTCCATCGGGTATCTGGGTTATTCCAGATAAGCTCATCGACGTGAAAGAGATTATTCTGGTAATGACCTACGCGGTGGTGGTTTTTTCAATATTGGTTCAGGGCTCAACCATCACTCCAATGATTGAGAAAGCGAAGAAAGCACAAATCGATTTTGAAGAACAAAACAAAGTAGAATCAGAAAGTAAAGTGAATCAACAATCGCTTTCATCATAA